Proteins from one Ahaetulla prasina isolate Xishuangbanna chromosome 2, ASM2864084v1, whole genome shotgun sequence genomic window:
- the FAM186A gene encoding protein FAM186A encodes MHFQRFVAWENLPSLTSKSDGFESSSSSKSGSVTEYASEGLAVPKITTTKKETMPVEVPISVRRVLDKIEVEQLERAKKEISKKLFRILENVNRAYERYKKDDGIDPKLEKEYNTILTWEEKSRRSHFLDDIDDVLNVNMGKLLELRLVLDSLKECSGMLKKVELQEELIPSEEMVEKMEIDLLKFIEKIERNVQRLIKLFQPLFAEKMKARRKSGQKYTLLFKAWRDKVADTPQEGEPLTPEQMLDDESLAFTRCHDVNNMIHELGESSIFNRAEIVALKYTANMVGNLIKAFSLLVKQCRNLKLKCDSLTIMEGRKQDPQVLVLQRELRMALERKTALEKQVQSAEERCMALLVTNEMIQKELQDANEKASLADNITLSMATPGKPQSKTPVVEKDVKSKQAEKAKLPAEPKKKPIRKVEGETLDEKWESQGESSQASLLTIYGREPTPTGSIQDIKIKQKKMVSDKGKTKQPPRATDEKGPPMDGTVTERSPQLLDQMLTSHKTLDTESDRVPPKSSDEKPIDRSPSTMEPSSLTEPTAEDISGQSLQKDKKGAKRRLSMKGTADKVVVTMKTKKMVKFPSAKDTPTQDMPTQDVTPQLYTSVQEIPEGELTQRPTMTSETKKEPETVDKTLPPTGAAEQTEEAPKQLADKSKDIREKKETKRWSKLLQLPKQAEKSEGVRHSLDAKLQETAKDIPTLASPIQEIPTQDTPTQDTPNLDLPTLDTPIQDIPTLDTPTQVILTLDTPTQDTPTQEITTGELTQRPTMTSETREESVSQDKDLTQTAVAKQTEEAPKQLADKSKDIREKKETKRWSKLLQLPKQAEKSEGVRHSLDAKLQETAKDTPTPSMPTPDTPSQDIPGGELTERQMTSSETKEEPESQDKNLTQTAIIEQAEEAPKQLVEKSKDIREKKETRRWSKALQLPKQAEKSEGVRHGVDAKLQETARDTPTPSIPTPDTPSQDIPGDEPTQKPTSETKEEPESQDKDLIQTAIAEQIEEAPKQLVEKSKDIREKKETRRWSKALQLPKKAEKSEGVRHGVDSKLQETARDTPTASILTPDIPTQDIPGGELTQKPTITSETKEEPESQDKDLIQTAIAEQIEEAPKQLVEKSKDIREKKETKRWSKALQLPKQAEKAEGVIHSLNIKLQEIAREKDGMIDIETIKHIFEELEPSYKDTAGGPVTGGRHADKPAKISSVKKSTLPSDTAEQATTTKEKRRTSRVEETALREFQEATLACLEDKLGKLKKGPPGSGKVPVPFQPTDAQAQQLFKAIQEKVEECFLIKQKSFTNLEEDKQISQSMEKLEDKSGEEITKIPSSTHVTPTQDIPTQDTSPQDIPTQVPPPPPQDIPTQVPLPPPQDIPTQVPPPPPQDIPTQVPPPPPQDIPTQVPPPPPQDIPTWVPPPPPQDIPTRVPPPPHQDIPTRVPPPPPQDIPSRVPPPPPQDIPSRVPPPPPQDIPSRVPPPPPQDIPSRVPPPPPQDIPTRVPPPPPQDIPIRVLPPPPQDIPTRVPPPPPQDIPTRVPPPPHQDIPTRVPPPPPQDIPSRVPPPPPQDIPSRVPPPPPQDIPSRVPPPPPQDIPTRIPPPPPQDIPTRVSPPPPQDIPTRVPPPPPQDIPTRIPPPPPQDIPTRVPPPPPQDIPSRVPPPPPQDIPTLVPSPPQHDIPPLVPFPQEIPTLAIPPKDISTLVSTPSPQDITPLVTPLQDIPPLVPSPLPQDIPLLVPPPQEMPTLFPPPQEILTLVPPPPPQDIPPLVPPPTLFPPPQEIPPLIPPLVLPPLEIPTVVPPPLVIPTVVPPPLEIPSLVPPPLKIPSPVPPPLERSILALPPQDIPPLVPHPLEIPPLVLPPQDIPSLVPPPPPQDILPLVPPPQEIPILVLPPPPKDILPLVPPLQEISPLVLPPPPQEISPLVLPPPPQEISPLVPPLPLQEIPTLVSPPHDISTLVPTPQEIPTLVPSPQLIPPIVLPLPLQKIPILVPPPEETPSLVPPPQIIPPMVLSPPLQEIPTLVPPPQEMPSLVPPPLERSTLALPPPPQEIPTESRLPRPYLIPSPQVIPTLIQPPPDIPSLVPPPEDIPILVLPPQKIPVLVPPPQDKELFFPQDVPLPKWQEKKEDLAKALPLTKEEQSLEHEPDVGDEQVKELKREDEDKDKIIIPISEEQPKAVDKGKEPSPKVSHLKLKSLQESDMKRELWYQQLQKELLTEKERMQEEQLRIRGECQQIEKAKENLVQWQGLFQKQQEEWKQKEKQHKEQEHLWQLQLEQWRRLQQQNDHYQQYWAEQREKQKEQQCRLQEEIRQLQQQYKQHVIFQGEQAKEQWCWNQLKEEHRKQQETWQEEDKEYEIRRRQWQQQQAKHEGQMESLRQAHLQQEEQYKQWQKEQQKKQQELEHAWEKRWQQQLQSWQQEMQKQQDQESRDQEQKSKVLEKQRPIPKERKPLSPKLKVVESSFLDIFVKPCKMPPVPKEKIISTTPRTTPSSIIALKEDSSELETTWFPKMFTKIEELPPYGIPEKRYWINVEAQRKNLKLLREASQRADISPDLYNDTKETIKQALHSNVERLALLFRKYKSLYNLHEVRHSLILQLDTAREANDGAKMQNLYKMVDKVDAYQKKLLDNWKVKQNAVEKQRQHCLTKMIDLFAQLHSSAQLHLSNPCPLIVKAEDSTKKETFRMPHIRPDFLKSKVYKSPLIRVKKSQDFTVTAMVRRKPSSEQIESLWKTDITELSFPLGPKAPVSFLWSETSGFPDIPRFLELDISSVRGKPLRYMETRIQNIPRWKISGYNFKHL; translated from the exons ATGCATTTCCAAAGATTTGTTGCATGGGAAAATCTACCATCCTTGACCTCAAAATCTGATGGCTTTGAATCTTCATCGTCATCGAAATCAGGAAGTGTGACTGAATATGCATCAGAAGGTCTTGCTGTACCCAAAATTACAACCACCAAAAAAGAAACCATGCCAGTTGAAGTTCCTATTTCTGTAAGGCGTGTTTTGGATAAAATTGAGGTGGAACAACTAGAACGAGCCAAAAAG GAAATTTCTAAAAAACTCTTTCGCATTCTGGAAAATGTGAATCGAGCTTATGAGCGCTATAAAAAAGATGATGGCATCGATCCAAAATTAGAAAAGGAATATAACACGATATTAACATGGGAGGAGAAAAGCCGTCGATCTCATTTCCTAGATGACATTGATGATGTGCTAAATGTAAACATGGGCAAATTACTGGAATTACGCCTAGTACTGGACTCATTAAAAGAATGCA GTGGAATGCTGAAAAAAGTTGAATTACAAGAAGAACTAATTCCCAGTGAAGAAATGGTTGAGAAAATGGAGATAGATCTCTTGAAATTTAttgaaaaaattgaaagaaatgttCAACGTTTGATCAAGCTATTCCAGCCACTCTTTGCGGAGAAAATGAAGGCACGAAGGAAATCAG GTCAAAAATATACCCTTCTGTTTAAAGCATGGCGAGATAAAGTAGCAGATACACCTCAGGAAGGTGAGCCTTTGACACCTGAACAGATGTTGGATGATGAATCTCTTGCTTTTACTCGTTGTCATGATGTTAACAACATGATACACGAACTAGGGGAATCTTCAATTTTCAACAGAGCAGAAATAGTTGCCCTCAAGTATACTGCAAACATGGTAGGAAACCTTATAAAGGCTTTCAGCCTTCTAGTTAAACAATGCCGCAACCTAAAACTCAAGTGTGACAGTCTAACTATTATGGAAGGCAGGAAGCAAGATCCTCAGGTTCTAGTCCTACAGAGAGAATTGAGAATGGCCCTGGAGAGAAAGACGGCATTGGAGAAACAAGTCCAAAGTGCTGAAGAAAGGTGTATGGCACTCCTGGTCACAAATGAAATGATTCAAAAAGAATTGCAAGATGCAAATGAGAAAGCATCATTAGCAGATAACATCACCCTTTCCATGGCTACTCCAGGTAAACCTCAGAGTAAAACACCTGTTGTTGAAAAAGATGTAAAGAGCAAACAAGCTGAGAAAGCAAAACTTCCGGCAGAACCTAAAAAGAAGCCAATTAGAAAAGTTGAAGGAGAAACCTTGGATGAAAAATGGGAATCTCAAGGAGAGAGTTCGCAAGCATCTCTACTAACTATTTATGGGAGAGAACCAACCCCAACTGGAAGCATCCAGgatataaaaattaaacagaAGAAAATGGTTTCTGACAAGGGGAAGACAAAGCAACCACCAAGGGCTACAGATGAAAAAGGTCCACCGATGGATGGAACAGTCACTGAAAGATCACCGCAGCTACTTGACCAAATGCTCACTAGTCACAAAACATTGGACACAGAATCTGATAGAGTGCCTCCTAAATCCAGTGATGAAAAACCTATTGATAGAAGTCCATCTACAATGGAACCTTCATCATTAACTGAACCGACTGCAGAAGACATTTCAGGTCAAAGCctccaaaaagataaaaaaggagcTAAGCGTAGGTTATCAATGAAAGGTACTGCAGATAAAGTTGTAGTGACcatgaaaacaaaaaagatgGTCAAATTCCCATCTGCCAAGGATACACCTACCCAGGACATGCCTACCCAGGACGTAACTCCACAACTATACACAAGTGTCCAGGAAATACCTGAAGGTGAATTAACTCAAAGACCAACGATGACTTCAGAAACCAAGAAGGAACCAGAGACCGTAGATAAAACCCTGCCACCAACAGGTGCAGCAGAGCAGACCGAGGAAGCTCCGAAACAGCTAGCAGACAAATCAAAAGAtatccgagaaaagaaagaaacaaagcggTGGAGTAAATTATTACAACTCCCAAAGCAGGCAGAGAAGTCTGAAGGAGTGAGACATAGTTTAGATGCAAAGTTGCAAGAGACTGCCAAGGACATACCTACCTTGGCCAGCCCTATCCAGGAAATACCTACCCAGGACACCCCTACCCAGGATACACCTAACCTGGACCTCCCTACCCTGGATACCCCTATCCAGGATATCCCTACCCTGGACACTCCTACCCAGGTTATACTAACCCTGGACACCCCTACACAGGACACCCCTACACAGGAGATAACTACAGGTGAATTGACTCAAAGGCCAACAATGACTTCAGAAACCAGGGAGGAGTCAGTGTCTCAAGATAAAGATCTGACACAAACAGCTGTAGCAAAACAAACTGAGGAAGCCCCAAAACAATTAGCAGACAAATCAAAAGAtatccgagaaaagaaagaaacaaagcggTGGAGTAAATTATTACAACTCCCAAAGCAGGCAGAGAAGTCTGAAGGAGTGAGACATAGTTTAGATGCAAAGTTGCAAGAGACTGCCAAGGACACACCTACCCCAAGTATGCCTACCCCGGACACCCCTAGCCAGGACATTCCTGGAGGTGAACTGACTGAAAGACAAATGACATCTTCAGAAACCAAGGAAGAACCAGAGTCCCAAGACAAAAACCTGACACAAACAGCTATAATAGAACAAGCTGAGGAAGCCCCGAAACAATTAGTAGAGAAATCAAAAGAtatccgagaaaagaaagaaacgagGCGATGGAGTAAAGCATTACAACTCCCAAAGCAGGCAGAGAAGTCTGAAGGAGTGAGACATGGTGTAGATGCGAAGTTGCAAGAGACTGCCAGGGACACCCCTACCCCAAGTATTCCTACCCCGGACACCCCTAGCCAGGACATTCCTGGAGATGAACCAACTCAAAAGCCAACTTCAGAGACCAAGGAGGAGCCAGAATCCCAAGATAAAGACCTGATACAAACAGCTATAGCAGAACAAATTGAGGAAGCCCCGAAACAATTAGTAGAGAAATCAAAAGAtatccgagaaaagaaagaaacgagGCGATGGAGTAAAGCATTACAACTCCCCAAAAAGGCAGAAAAGTCTGAAGGAGTGAGACATGGTGTAGATTCAAAGTTGCAAGAGACTGCCAGGGACACCCCTACCGCAAGTATTCTTACCCCGGATATCCCTACCCAGGACATTCCTGGAGGTGAACTGACTCAAAAGCCAACAATAACTTCAGAGACCAAGGAGGAGCCAGAATCCCAAGATAAAGATCTGATACAAACAGCTATAGCAGAACAAATTGAGGAAGCCCCGAAACAATTAGTAGAGAAATCAAAAGAtatccgagaaaagaaagaaacgaaGCGATGGAGTAAAGCATTACAACTCCCAAAGCAGGCAGAGAAAGCTGAAGGAGTGATTCATAGTTTAAATATAAAGTTACAAGAGATTGCCAGGGAGAAGGATGGTATGATAGATATAGAGACTATCAAACATATTTTTGAAGAATTGGAGCCATCATATAAAGACACTGCAGGAGGACCAGTGACTGGAGGCCGACATGCAGACAAGCCTGCCAAAATATCCAGTGTAAAAAAGTCCACATTGCCTTCTGATACAGCTGAGCAAGCAACTActacaaaagaaaaaaggagaacctCAAGAGTTGAAGAAACTGCTCTCCGTGAATTTCAGGAAGCCACTCTTGCTTGTTTAGAGGACAAGCTAGGAAAGTTAAAGAAAGGCCCACCTGGTAGTGGGAAAGTACCAGTTCCATTTCAACCCACAGATGCACAAGCGCAACAACTCTTTAAGGCAATACAGGAGAAAGTGGAAGAATGCTTCTTGATAAAGCAGAAGTCTTTTACTAATCTGGAGGAAGATAAACAGATTTCGCAAAGCATGGAAAAGTTGGAAGATAAAAGTGGAGAAGAAATAACCAAAATTCCTTCATCtactcatgtcacccctactcagGACATACCTACCCAAGACACATCTCCACAGGACATACCCACTCAGGTCCCACCTCCACCTCCTCAAGACATACCCACTCAGGTCCCGCTTCCACCTCCTCAGGACATACCCACTCAGGTCCCGCCTCCACCTCCTCAGGACATACCCACTCAGGTCCCGCCTCCACCTCCTCAGGACATACCCACTCAGGTCCCGCCTCCACCTCCTCAGGACATACCCACTTGGGTCCCGCCTCCACCTCCTCAGGACATACCCACTCGCGTCCCGCCTCCACCTCATCAGGACATACCCACTCGGGTCCCGCCTCCACCTCCTCAGGACATACCCTCTCGGGTCCCGCCTCCACCTCCTCAGGACATACCCTCTAGAGTCCCGCCTCCACCTCCTCAGGACATACCCTCTCGGGTCCCGCCTCCACCTCCTCAGGACATACCCTCTAGAGTCCCGCCTCCACCTCCTCAGGACATACCCACTCGGGTCCCGCCTCCACCTCCTCAGGACATACCCATTCGCGTCCTGCCTCCACCTCCTCAGGACATACCCACTCGCGTCCCGCCTCCACCTCCTCAGGACATACCCACTCGCGTCCCGCCTCCACCTCATCAGGACATACCCACTCGCGTCCCGCCTCCACCTCCTCAGGACATACCCTCTAGAGTCCCGCCTCCACCTCCTCAGGACATACCCTCTAGAGTCCCGCCTCCACCTCCTCAGGACATACCCTCTAGAGTCCCGCCTCCACCTCCTCAGGACATACCCACTCGGATCCCGCCTCCACCTCCTCAGGACATACCCACTCGGGTCTCGCCTCCACCTCCTCAGGACATACCCACTCGGGTCCCGCCTCCACCTCCTCAGGACATACCCACTCGCATCCCGCCTCCACCTCCTCAGGACATACCCACTCGGGTCCCGCCTCCACCTCCTCAGGACATACCCTCTCGGGTCCCGCCTCCACCTCCTCAGGACATACCCACTCTGGTTCCATCTCCACCTCAACATGACATACCCCCCTTGGTCCCATTTCCCCAGGAaatacccaccctggccatacctCCCAAGGACATATCAACTCTGGTCTCAACACCATCTCCCCAGGATATAACCCCCCTGGTCACACCTCTCCAGGACATACCTCCACTGGTTCCATCCCCACTTCCCCAGGACATACCCCTCCTGGTCCCACCTCCCCAGGAGATGCCCACattgttcccccctccccaggaGATACTCACTCTggttccacctccacctccacagGACATACCCCCCCTGGTCCCACCTCCCACCCTATTCCCACCACCTCAGGAGATACCCCCCCT GATACCCCCACTGGTCCTGCCTCCCCTGGAGATACCCACCGTAGTCCCACCTCCCCTGGTGATACCCACCGTGGTCCCACCTCCCCTGGAAATACCCAGCCTGGTCCCGCCTCCCCTGAAAATACCCAGCCCGGTCCCACCTCCCCTGGAGAGATCTATCCTGGCCCTGCCTCCCCAGGACATACCACCCCTGGTCCCACATCCTCTGGAGATACCCCCTCTGGTTCTGCCTCCCCAGGACATACCCAGCCTGGTCCCACCTCCACCTCCTCAGGACATACTCCCCCTGGTCCCACCTCCCCAGGAGATACCCATCCTGGTCCTACCTCCACCTCCCAAAGACATACTCCCTCTGGTCCCACCTCTGCAGGAGATATCCCCCTTGGTTCTACCTCCACCTCCGCAGGAGATATCCCCCCTGGTCCTACCTCCACCTCCACAGGAGATATCCCCCCTGGTCCCACCTCTACCTCTGCAGGAGATACCCACCCTGGTCTCGCCCCCCCATGACATATCCACCCTGGTCCCAACTCCCCAGGAGATACCCACCCTGGTCCCATCTCCCCAGCTCATACCCCCCATAGTCTTGCCTCTACCTCTGCAGAAGATACCCATCCTGGTCCCACCTCCCGAGGAGACACCCAGCCTGGTCCCACCTCCCCAGATCATACCCCCCATGGTCTTGTCTCCACCTCTGCAGGAAATACCCACCCTGGTCCCACCTCCCCAGGAGATGCCCAGCCTGGTCCCACCTCCTCTGGAGAGATCTACCCTAGCGCTGCCTCCACCTCCACAGGAGATACCCACAGAATCCCGTCTCCCCAGGCCATACCTGATCCCATCTCCCCAGGTCATACCCACCCTAATCCAGCCTCCCCCAGATATACCCAGCCTGGTCCCGCCTCCTGAGGACATACCTATCTTGGTCCTGCCTCCCCAGAAGATACCCGTTCTGGTCCCACCTCCCCAGGACAAAGAATTGTTCTTTCCACAGGATGTACCCCTACCTAAAtggcaagaaaagaaagaagacttgGCCAAGGCTTTACCTCTCACAAAAGAGGAGCAATCTCTGGAACATGAGCCTGATGTAGGTGATGAGCAGGTCAAGGAACTGAAGCGGGAAGATGAAGACAAGGACAAAATAATTATACCGATTTCTGAGGAGCAACCAAAGGCTGTCGACAAAGGAAAAGAGCCATCCCCAAAAGTGAGCCATTTGAAACTGAAGAGCTTACAGGAGTCAGATATGAAGAGGGAGCTTTGGTACCAGCAACTTCAAAAGGAGCTACTGACAGAGAAGGAACGAATGCAAGAAGAGCAGTTACGGATACGGGGGGAATGTCAGCAAATAGAAAAGGCCAAAGAGAATCTGGTACAATGGCAGGGGTTGTTTCAGAAGCAGCAGGAGGAGTggaagcagaaggagaagcaACACAAGGAGCAGGAGCATCTCTGGCAGCTGCAGCTTGAGCAGTGGCGGCGCCTGCAGCAGCAGAACGATCATTATCAGCAGTACTGGGCTGAGCAACGAGAGAAGCAGAAGGAGCAACAATGCAGGTTGCAGGAGGAGATCAGGCAGCTGCAACAGCAGTACAAACAGCATGTGATATTCCAAGGGGAGCAGGCCAAGGAACAGTGGTGCTGGAACCAGTTGAAGGAGGAGCACAGAAAGCAGCAGGAGACCTGGCAAGAGGAGGATAAGGAGTATGAGATTAGGAGACGGCAGTGGCAGCAACAACAGGCAAAGCATGAGGGACAGATGGAGAGCCTGAGGCAAGCCCACCTGCAGCAAGAAGAGCAGTATAAACAGTGGCAAAAAGAGCAGCAGAAGAAGCAACAAGAGCTCGAACACGCTTGGGAGAAGCGCTGGCAGCAGCAACTGCAAAGCTGGCAGCAGGAGATGCAAAAACAGCAAGATCAAGAGAGCAGAGATCAGGAGCAGAAGAGCAAGGTGCTGGAGAAGCAGAGACCGATACCGAAGGAACGTAAGCCCTTGAGTCCCAAACTGAAAGTAGTGGAAAGCTCTTTTTTGGATATATTTGTTAAGCCATGTAAAATGCCACCTGTTCCTAAGGAGAAAATAATTTCTACCACTCCTCGGACCACTCCCTCTTCTATTATTGCATTAAAGGAAGATTCCTCTGAATTAGAAACTACATGGTTCCCTAAAATGTTCACCAAAATAGAAGAGCTTCCTCCATATGGCATCCCAGAGAAGCGCTACTGGATAAATGTGGAAGCACAGAGGAAAAACCTGAAGCTGTTGCGGGAAGCTTCTCAGAGGGCTGATATTTCACCAGATCTATACAATGATACTAAAGAAACTATCAAGCAAGCATTACACAGCAACGTGGAGAGGCTGGCTTTGCTCTTTCGCAAATACAAGTCTTTGTACAATCTCCACGAAGTCAG ACATAGCTTAATTCTTCAGTTAGACACTGCCAGAGAAGCAAATGATGGTGCCAAAATGCAGAATTTGTACAAGATGGTGGACAAGGTGGATGCTTATCAGAAAAAGCTTCTGGACAACTGGAAAGTTAAGCAGAATGCTGTAGAGAAGCAGCGCCAACACTGCCTTACAAAAATGATTGATTTGTTTGCCCAG CTCCATTCGAGTGCCCAACTCCACCTCAGCAATCCATGCCCGTTGATAGTTAAAGCAGAAGATAGCACAAAGAAGGAGACCTTCCGCATGCCTCACATTAGACCTGACTTCTTGAAGTCTAAGGTTTACAAAAGCCCCCTGATTAGGGTGAAGAAATCCCAAGATTTCACAGTAACAGCTATGGTCAG AAGAAAGCCAAGTA